A window of the Herpetosiphon gulosus genome harbors these coding sequences:
- a CDS encoding methyltransferase domain-containing protein has protein sequence MVGRELYRLLQCPTCNSRDLAVYAEYVLCAGCRNQYPIHKGYIDLMPRQTEFDYISKYVSEEESMGEELDYREMAPPLLAAGVRHRQIRRMLELKPTDIVFDNACGNGRFGLWNADAVGLLVGSDPAVLFADQALAEMELAQADSRRLPFVDGAFDKSLSVDVLEHFPRDVIHDYLVETARVLKVGGRVAIFSNTREMSPIQPIINISKRLGKFFVKQGVYDFEREARRKSDHIKDLKTWDDVEAALVEAGLKPVKVVFWNSVFTSFVEHVLMKLGESLIAKRRTAKAASATVLTDEAVNASAGAQREIVARRAMRRHLTKSSPIYWALYTITLLMELDLWLFGWMRTGPYFVLAEKVEGRYVPAPLPAEE, from the coding sequence ATGGTTGGACGTGAACTGTATCGGTTGTTGCAATGCCCAACGTGTAACTCACGGGATTTGGCGGTGTATGCTGAGTATGTGTTATGTGCTGGCTGCCGCAATCAATATCCCATTCACAAGGGCTATATTGATTTAATGCCGCGACAAACCGAATTTGATTATATTTCAAAATATGTCTCCGAAGAAGAAAGCATGGGCGAGGAGCTGGATTATCGTGAGATGGCTCCCCCTTTGTTGGCAGCAGGCGTGCGCCATCGCCAAATTCGGCGCATGCTCGAGCTTAAGCCAACCGATATTGTGTTTGATAATGCCTGTGGTAACGGGCGTTTTGGCTTGTGGAATGCCGATGCAGTTGGGCTGTTGGTTGGCAGCGATCCAGCGGTGCTTTTCGCCGACCAAGCTTTAGCCGAGATGGAATTAGCGCAAGCTGATTCGCGACGTTTGCCGTTTGTCGATGGGGCGTTCGATAAATCGCTCTCGGTCGATGTGCTCGAACACTTCCCACGCGATGTCATCCACGATTATTTGGTGGAAACGGCGCGGGTCTTGAAAGTTGGCGGGCGGGTGGCGATTTTCTCCAATACCCGCGAAATGTCGCCAATTCAGCCGATTATCAATATCTCCAAGCGCTTGGGCAAATTCTTTGTCAAGCAAGGGGTCTACGATTTCGAGCGTGAAGCGCGACGTAAATCCGACCACATCAAAGATCTCAAAACCTGGGACGATGTTGAGGCGGCTTTGGTTGAAGCAGGCTTGAAACCGGTCAAAGTCGTATTTTGGAATAGCGTGTTTACCTCGTTTGTTGAGCATGTGCTGATGAAACTTGGTGAATCGCTGATTGCCAAGCGCAGAACCGCCAAGGCTGCCAGCGCAACCGTGCTAACCGACGAGGCTGTGAATGCCTCGGCTGGGGCACAGCGCGAAATTGTCGCTCGCCGCGCGATGCGTCGCCACCTAACCAAAAGCTCGCCAATTTACTGGGCACTCTATACCATCACGTTGCTGATGGAATTAGATTTGTGGTTGTTTGGCTGGATGCGCACTGGCCCTTATTTTGTGCTAGCCGAGAAGGTCGAAGGCCGTTATGTGCCAGCACCCTTGCCTGCCGAAGAGTAA
- a CDS encoding DUF4256 domain-containing protein, translated as MNNPLEVLAPEQSDDLLTSLLVRFEQNMQRHAGLVWADIQAKLIAQPVKLWSLNEMERTGGEPDVVGYDLQTNHYLFFDCSAESPKGRRSLCYDRASWEARKEHKPTGNALDIAAAMGIELLSEADYRVLQTLGTFDTKTSSWLQTPPEIRSLGGAIFGDCRYNRVFVYHNGAESYYAARGFRGLLRV; from the coding sequence ATGAATAATCCATTAGAAGTCTTAGCGCCTGAACAATCCGATGACCTGTTGACCAGCTTATTGGTGCGGTTTGAGCAAAACATGCAGCGCCATGCTGGGTTGGTGTGGGCAGATATTCAGGCCAAACTCATAGCCCAGCCAGTCAAACTTTGGTCGCTCAACGAAATGGAGCGCACTGGTGGCGAGCCAGATGTGGTTGGCTATGATTTGCAAACCAATCACTATCTATTTTTCGATTGTTCTGCTGAAAGCCCCAAAGGTCGGCGCAGCCTGTGCTACGATCGGGCAAGTTGGGAAGCTCGTAAAGAGCATAAACCAACCGGTAATGCCCTCGATATAGCAGCGGCAATGGGCATTGAATTGCTTAGCGAGGCCGATTACCGAGTTTTGCAAACGCTCGGCACATTCGATACCAAAACATCAAGTTGGCTGCAAACCCCACCCGAAATTCGCTCCCTTGGTGGGGCAATTTTTGGCGATTGCCGCTACAACCGGGTGTTTGTTTATCACAATGGAGCCGAATCGTACTATGCCGCACGCGGATTTCGCGGCTTGCTGCGAGTCTAA
- a CDS encoding PIG-L family deacetylase — protein MPTILSVWAHPDDEAFGPVGVLAQAHAAGYRTVVITATHGELGQISPEIELDPTQLGSVRLEELHQACQAIGVDRSIVWDYPDGSLALANATELRDKIVEVLNAEQPAIVLTFGPDGIYGHPDHIAISMATTQAFAQYLALHPTIDQPRLYYQSVAPNSPRSVNAASSDKYPDPLPATTIINVSEYADTKRAALEAHATQRHDWQQFLDQADWFHTVYLHRVYPSFGLNDQPETTLFA, from the coding sequence ATGCCAACCATCCTCTCTGTATGGGCGCACCCCGATGATGAAGCATTTGGACCTGTTGGGGTGCTAGCCCAAGCCCATGCTGCTGGCTATCGCACGGTCGTTATTACCGCAACCCATGGCGAATTGGGCCAAATTAGTCCAGAGATAGAGCTTGATCCTACCCAATTAGGCTCGGTGCGCTTAGAAGAACTCCATCAGGCCTGCCAAGCAATTGGAGTTGATCGCAGCATCGTCTGGGATTATCCTGATGGTAGTTTGGCCTTGGCGAATGCCACCGAATTGCGCGATAAGATTGTGGAAGTGTTGAACGCTGAGCAACCAGCAATCGTGCTGACCTTTGGGCCTGATGGAATTTATGGTCATCCTGACCATATTGCGATTAGCATGGCCACAACTCAAGCCTTTGCCCAATATTTGGCTTTGCATCCAACAATTGATCAGCCGCGCTTGTATTATCAAAGTGTTGCGCCCAATAGCCCGCGCTCGGTCAACGCAGCCAGCAGCGACAAGTACCCCGACCCATTGCCAGCCACCACGATTATTAATGTAAGCGAATATGCTGATACCAAACGGGCGGCCTTAGAAGCCCATGCGACGCAACGCCACGATTGGCAACAATTCCTCGACCAAGCCGATTGGTTTCATACGGTCTATCTCCATCGCGTGTATCCTTCGTTCGGATTGAACGATCAGCCAGAAACGACACTTTTTGCATGA
- the lipB gene encoding lipoyl(octanoyl) transferase LipB: MTIQQTQRLLNVQILGMLDYNTAWELQRQLVSQRSAETIPDTLVLLEHPATYTIGRSGGYDHLLVSPETLQQRGAALIEVDRGGDITYHGPGQLVGYPILQIRDHGRDLHHYLRMLEEVIIELLAEYGLNARRFPGYTGVWVGDRKIAAIGVRSNTRGVTSHGFALNVTTNLDDFAAIVPCGIHDYGVTSLAELLPVVPAFSEVQQRIIQIFLRVFDLHLIEPV, translated from the coding sequence ATGACAATCCAACAAACCCAACGTTTATTAAATGTGCAAATTCTGGGGATGCTCGATTACAACACTGCTTGGGAATTGCAACGCCAACTCGTGAGCCAACGCAGCGCCGAAACGATCCCCGATACCTTGGTGTTGCTGGAGCACCCTGCCACCTATACAATTGGGCGCTCGGGTGGCTACGACCATCTCTTGGTCAGTCCCGAAACCCTGCAACAACGTGGTGCAGCCTTGATCGAAGTTGATCGCGGTGGTGATATTACCTATCATGGCCCAGGCCAGTTGGTGGGCTACCCAATTTTGCAAATTCGCGATCATGGCCGCGATTTACACCACTATTTGCGGATGTTGGAAGAAGTAATTATCGAATTGTTGGCTGAATATGGCCTGAATGCGAGGCGCTTCCCTGGCTATACTGGCGTGTGGGTTGGCGATCGCAAAATTGCCGCAATTGGCGTGCGCTCGAACACCCGTGGCGTTACGTCGCATGGCTTTGCCTTGAATGTAACCACCAATTTGGATGATTTTGCCGCCATTGTGCCATGTGGCATTCACGATTATGGCGTAACCTCGTTGGCCGAATTATTGCCAGTTGTGCCAGCCTTCAGCGAGGTGCAACAACGGATTATTCAGATTTTCCTGCGCGTGTTTGATCTGCATTTGATCGAGCCTGTTTAG